In the Bernardetia sp. genome, one interval contains:
- the rplM gene encoding 50S ribosomal protein L13 yields the protein MDSLSYKTEFVTAEDGKKNREWLIVDAEGQTLGRLASEVAKRLRGKHKPSYTPHNDCGDSVIVINAEKIHLTGKKWNDKKIITHSGYPGGQKVYTARQILQRKPTQLVEDAVRGMLPHNRLGRELFRNLFVHAGSEHPHEAQQPKEVKF from the coding sequence ATGGATTCACTTAGTTACAAAACTGAGTTTGTTACAGCAGAAGACGGCAAAAAGAACCGTGAGTGGCTCATCGTTGATGCAGAAGGACAAACTCTTGGTCGTTTGGCAAGTGAAGTAGCGAAGCGTTTGCGTGGAAAACACAAACCATCTTACACTCCTCACAATGATTGTGGTGATAGTGTAATCGTTATCAATGCCGAAAAAATCCACCTTACAGGTAAGAAGTGGAACGACAAAAAGATCATTACTCACTCTGGATACCCAGGTGGTCAGAAAGTTTATACAGCACGCCAAATTTTGCAGCGTAAGCCTACACAACTTGTAGAAGATGCAGTAAGAGGTATGTTGCCTCACAACCGTTTAGGACGTGAGTTATTCCGTAATTTGTTTGTGCATGCAGGTAGTGAGCATCCTCATGAAGCACAGCAACCTAAAGAAGTAAAATTCTAA
- the rpsI gene encoding 30S ribosomal protein S9, with translation MSTTLHTLGRRKKSVARVYMQPGAGKITVNGRTIEEYFPTEILRIIINQPFVVTDKVGVFDVNVNVVSGGIAGQAGAVRLAIARALVEHDPELRPALKAEGFLTRDPRMVERKKYGRRKARRRFQFSKR, from the coding sequence ATGAGTACAACTCTTCATACCCTCGGAAGACGTAAGAAGTCAGTAGCTCGTGTTTATATGCAACCAGGTGCAGGAAAAATCACTGTAAATGGTCGTACTATAGAAGAGTACTTTCCAACAGAAATCTTGCGTATCATCATCAATCAACCATTTGTTGTTACAGACAAAGTAGGTGTTTTTGATGTAAATGTTAATGTAGTTAGTGGTGGAATTGCAGGACAAGCAGGTGCTGTTCGCCTTGCTATTGCTCGTGCTTTAGTAGAGCATGACCCAGAACTTCGCCCAGCTCTTAAAGCTGAAGGATTCCTTACTCGTGACCCTCGTATGGTTGAACGTAAGAAATACGGACGTAGAAAAGCACGTCGTAGATTCCAATTCAGCAAGCGTTAA
- the rpsB gene encoding 30S ribosomal protein S2, with protein MDKIEYKDLLDAGVHFGHLKRKWNPKMAPYIFMERNGIHIIDLNKTLASLERTTAAIKEMARRGNKIMFVATKKQAQEVVSQEAQRLNMPYVTDRWLGGMLTNFATVRKSIKKMQSTERMMKSDTYKNLAKRERLMITREQEKLERVLGGIADLNRLPAALFVVDIVREHIAIKEAKRLNIPVFAIVDTNADPNEVDYAVPANDDAYKSISLLTSVIGKAIEEGLAERKEEREQAKLQEEEDKKRAVDEGKKPAKAAVTSENNEEEE; from the coding sequence ATGGACAAAATAGAATATAAAGACCTTTTGGACGCAGGCGTGCATTTCGGTCACTTGAAGCGCAAGTGGAATCCTAAAATGGCTCCTTACATCTTTATGGAGCGCAATGGTATCCACATCATTGACCTTAACAAGACTCTCGCCAGTCTAGAACGTACTACGGCAGCTATTAAAGAAATGGCTCGTAGAGGAAATAAAATTATGTTTGTTGCGACTAAGAAACAAGCACAAGAAGTAGTATCACAGGAGGCACAACGCCTCAATATGCCTTATGTTACAGACCGTTGGTTGGGTGGTATGCTCACTAACTTTGCTACTGTACGTAAGTCTATCAAAAAAATGCAATCTACTGAGCGCATGATGAAAAGTGATACATACAAAAACTTAGCAAAGCGTGAGCGTCTTATGATTACACGTGAGCAAGAGAAATTGGAGCGTGTATTAGGTGGTATTGCAGACCTTAACCGTTTGCCTGCTGCTCTTTTTGTAGTGGATATTGTTCGTGAACACATCGCTATCAAAGAAGCAAAACGCCTTAATATTCCTGTATTTGCTATTGTTGATACAAATGCAGACCCTAATGAAGTTGATTATGCAGTTCCTGCAAACGACGACGCTTATAAGTCTATCTCTCTCTTGACTTCAGTGATTGGAAAAGCAATCGAAGAAGGTTTGGCAGAGCGTAAAGAAGAGCGTGAGCAAGCTAAATTGCAAGAAGAAGAAGATAAAAAACGTGCAGTAGATGAAGGTAAAAAGCCTGCTAAAGCTGCTGTTACTTCGGAAAATAACGAAGAAGAAGAATAA
- the tsf gene encoding translation elongation factor Ts — protein sequence MAIKASEVNKLRQMTGAGMMDCKKALTEANGDFDAAVDILRKQGQKVSAKRADRDTAEGAVFIEIFNNDSEGVIVGLGCETDFVARNEEFQTLGGEIAKLAAEKKPATKEELLKLETGGQALEAKITDFVGKMGEKISIVGYNHLSADKLAAYVHSNGKVGVLVAMENAGSADYESIGKDLGMQIAAMNPVALDENGVDPKITEREMAIGVERAREEGKPENILDRIAQGYVKKYLQENTLMNQAFVKDPKVTIAQYVKNEGKGMEIKAFERVSVGE from the coding sequence ATGGCAATTAAGGCAAGTGAAGTAAACAAACTTCGTCAGATGACAGGTGCAGGAATGATGGACTGCAAAAAAGCTCTTACAGAAGCAAACGGAGATTTTGACGCAGCAGTAGATATTTTGCGTAAGCAAGGACAAAAAGTTTCTGCAAAGCGTGCTGACAGAGACACAGCAGAAGGAGCAGTTTTTATCGAAATTTTCAACAATGATTCAGAAGGTGTAATCGTTGGATTGGGTTGTGAAACTGACTTTGTAGCTCGTAATGAAGAGTTCCAAACTCTTGGTGGCGAAATTGCAAAACTTGCAGCAGAGAAAAAGCCAGCAACAAAAGAAGAGTTATTAAAATTAGAAACTGGTGGACAAGCATTAGAAGCTAAAATCACTGACTTTGTAGGTAAAATGGGTGAGAAAATCTCTATCGTAGGTTACAACCACCTTTCTGCTGACAAACTAGCTGCTTACGTTCACTCAAACGGAAAAGTAGGAGTTTTGGTAGCTATGGAAAATGCTGGAAGTGCTGATTATGAGTCTATTGGAAAAGATTTGGGTATGCAAATCGCTGCAATGAACCCAGTTGCACTTGATGAAAACGGTGTTGATCCTAAAATTACAGAGCGTGAAATGGCTATCGGTGTAGAGCGTGCAAGAGAAGAAGGTAAGCCAGAAAATATCCTAGACCGTATTGCTCAAGGTTATGTTAAAAAATATCTTCAAGAAAATACATTGATGAACCAAGCTTTTGTAAAAGACCCTAAAGTTACGATTGCTCAGTATGTGAAAAATGAAGGAAAAGGAATGGAAATCAAAGCCTTCGAACGTGTATCTGTAGGTGAGTAG
- the accD gene encoding acetyl-CoA carboxylase, carboxyltransferase subunit beta, with translation MSWFHRKNKNITTPTNEKRDSPNMWFKTPSGTIILKKELRDNNWVCPDDNHHLTITPAQYFEILFDGGKYTEINTNLTPKNPLNFKDTKTYEQRIGEANAKSGVNEAAQSAYGKMNGIDFMVTAMNFKYIGGSMGAVVGEKISRAADYCLENNMPLMVISQSGGARMMEAGFSLMQMAKTSAKLALLSEAKIPYISLLTNPTTGGVTASFAMLGDFNIAEPDALIGFAGPRVIRETIGKDLPKGFQTAEFVQEHGFLDFIVDRRELKEKLTSLLNMVWVKNKK, from the coding sequence ATGTCTTGGTTTCATCGAAAAAATAAAAATATCACTACGCCAACCAATGAAAAGCGTGATTCTCCAAATATGTGGTTCAAAACGCCTAGTGGTACAATTATTCTTAAAAAAGAATTGAGGGATAATAACTGGGTATGTCCAGATGATAATCATCATCTCACTATTACACCTGCACAATATTTTGAGATTTTATTTGATGGAGGTAAATATACAGAGATAAATACTAACCTTACTCCAAAAAATCCTCTAAATTTTAAGGACACCAAGACGTATGAACAGCGCATAGGAGAGGCCAACGCAAAATCTGGTGTCAATGAGGCTGCACAGTCGGCGTATGGAAAAATGAATGGAATTGATTTTATGGTAACTGCCATGAACTTCAAATACATTGGAGGTTCGATGGGAGCTGTGGTAGGAGAAAAAATTTCTCGTGCTGCCGATTATTGCCTTGAAAATAACATGCCTTTGATGGTAATTTCACAATCGGGTGGCGCACGTATGATGGAAGCTGGTTTTTCACTTATGCAGATGGCAAAAACCTCTGCAAAATTAGCTCTGCTTTCAGAAGCTAAGATTCCTTATATTTCATTATTGACAAACCCAACTACGGGAGGCGTAACAGCAAGTTTTGCTATGCTAGGAGATTTTAATATTGCAGAACCAGATGCGCTTATTGGTTTTGCAGGTCCACGAGTAATCCGTGAGACTATTGGAAAAGACCTTCCAAAAGGCTTCCAAACAGCAGAGTTTGTACAAGAACACGGATTTTTAGATTTTATTGTCGATAGAAGAGAACTCAAAGAAAAACTGACTTCGCTTTTGAATATGGTGTGGGTAAAAAATAAAAAATAG
- the tnpA gene encoding IS200/IS605 family transposase, with the protein MPNTYSQIYIQFVFAVKGRQSLIQNSFKDELEKYICGIVNGKNQKPLAVYCMPDHIHLLVGLSPNMSVSDLVRDVKNNSSKFINQEDFTKIKFKWQEGYGAFSYSKSQLDRVINYILNQKEHHRKKTFKEEYIDFLQKFEVEYDEKYLFDWIE; encoded by the coding sequence ATGCCAAATACCTATTCCCAAATCTATATTCAGTTTGTATTTGCTGTAAAAGGTCGACAAAGTTTAATACAAAATTCATTCAAAGACGAGTTAGAAAAGTATATTTGTGGTATTGTGAATGGAAAAAATCAAAAGCCATTAGCTGTTTATTGTATGCCAGACCATATACATCTGTTAGTTGGTTTGTCTCCAAATATGTCAGTTTCTGATTTGGTACGTGATGTAAAGAACAATTCTTCTAAATTTATTAATCAAGAAGATTTTACAAAAATCAAATTCAAATGGCAGGAAGGATATGGAGCTTTTTCATATTCAAAATCACAATTAGATAGAGTCATAAATTATATTCTTAACCAAAAGGAACATCATAGAAAGAAAACTTTTAAGGAGGAATATATCGATTTTTTACAAAAATTTGAGGTAGAATACGATGAAAAATACCTCTTCGATTGGATTGAATAA
- the rfbB gene encoding dTDP-glucose 4,6-dehydratase: MKAILVTGGAGFIGSNFIPYFLETHQDYKVINLDLLTYAGNLDNLSEVENNSRYEFVKGDIVNRQLVEHIFTKHDIRGVIHFAAESHVDNSITDPEAFVRTNVHGTFTLVDVARKYWMDAPFSYKKGYEDTRFLHVSTDEVYGTLGETGLFTETTPYAPNSPYSASKAGSDLIVRSYFHTYGFDVVITNCSNNFGEKQHHEKLIPTIIRKALSNQPIPIYGNGQNIRDWLYVLDHAKGIDKAFHKGEKGESYNIGSNNEWNNLNLAKKICSLLDEIKPKAEGKYEDLLTFVKDRPGHDLRYAIDSSKIENELDWKADTDFDTALTKTINWYIDLYNSEKFKENAASDKKEQPKKVEDKEAKQEVKQETKTEEQPKQQQATKEPKEEPVIELKTRPIEPKTEAKQEKHVYQSAFSTTGYDKVFDNANLNEALEALAEVKAAVIRTRKDYEFYQEKEKDAENKAKRIIAKAQEGNLDWNEANNLAMELLKEQERSKQLADGALNQLAELGKLQDKMEKHAQTVKSIKEKQRVKMPDSSETISMIERMKAKIQKDEVLGDLYEDFSKNSPQNDPILDKKVNDALGIDPEKDALNALKSKLGMNKK; this comes from the coding sequence ATGAAAGCAATTTTGGTAACAGGTGGAGCTGGTTTTATTGGTTCTAATTTTATTCCTTATTTTTTAGAAACTCATCAAGATTACAAAGTTATTAATCTGGATTTGCTGACGTATGCAGGAAATTTGGATAATTTGAGTGAGGTAGAAAACAATTCTCGTTATGAGTTTGTCAAAGGAGATATTGTCAATAGGCAATTAGTAGAACATATTTTTACAAAACACGACATCAGAGGAGTTATTCATTTTGCAGCCGAGTCGCACGTCGATAATTCTATCACAGACCCAGAGGCTTTTGTCAGAACAAACGTTCATGGAACATTTACGCTTGTAGATGTAGCTCGTAAGTATTGGATGGATGCTCCATTTTCTTATAAAAAAGGCTATGAAGACACTCGTTTTCTTCACGTTTCGACAGATGAAGTCTATGGAACATTAGGAGAAACAGGCTTGTTTACAGAGACTACACCGTATGCTCCAAACAGTCCGTATAGTGCTTCAAAGGCTGGAAGTGATTTGATTGTCAGAAGTTATTTTCATACCTACGGATTTGATGTTGTGATTACAAATTGCTCCAATAATTTTGGAGAAAAACAGCATCATGAAAAACTAATTCCGACTATTATTCGAAAAGCACTCTCTAACCAGCCCATTCCAATTTATGGAAATGGACAAAATATTAGAGATTGGCTCTATGTACTTGACCACGCCAAAGGAATCGATAAAGCATTTCATAAAGGTGAAAAAGGAGAGTCATATAATATTGGTTCAAATAACGAGTGGAACAATCTAAATTTAGCCAAGAAAATCTGTTCTCTTTTAGATGAAATCAAACCAAAAGCAGAAGGAAAATATGAAGACTTACTAACCTTTGTAAAAGACCGTCCGGGGCATGATTTACGCTATGCCATTGATTCTTCAAAAATAGAAAATGAGTTAGATTGGAAAGCTGATACAGATTTTGATACAGCTCTTACCAAAACTATTAATTGGTATATTGACTTATATAATTCTGAAAAGTTTAAAGAAAATGCTGCTTCTGATAAAAAAGAACAACCTAAAAAGGTAGAAGACAAAGAAGCCAAACAAGAGGTTAAACAGGAAACTAAAACAGAAGAACAACCCAAACAGCAACAAGCCACAAAAGAACCCAAAGAAGAGCCAGTTATAGAATTAAAAACAAGACCTATTGAGCCAAAGACAGAAGCAAAGCAAGAAAAACACGTTTATCAATCTGCTTTTTCTACAACAGGATATGATAAGGTTTTTGATAATGCTAATCTGAATGAAGCATTAGAAGCGTTGGCAGAGGTAAAAGCTGCTGTTATCCGAACAAGAAAAGACTATGAGTTTTATCAAGAAAAGGAAAAGGACGCTGAAAATAAAGCAAAACGCATCATAGCAAAGGCGCAAGAAGGAAATTTGGATTGGAATGAAGCTAATAACTTAGCTATGGAGCTTTTAAAGGAACAAGAACGTTCCAAACAACTCGCTGATGGTGCATTAAATCAGTTGGCAGAATTAGGAAAGTTGCAAGACAAAATGGAAAAACATGCTCAAACTGTAAAATCTATCAAAGAAAAGCAGCGTGTAAAGATGCCAGATTCTTCTGAAACCATTTCTATGATAGAACGCATGAAAGCCAAAATCCAGAAAGATGAAGTTTTGGGAGATTTGTATGAGGATTTTAGCAAAAACTCTCCTCAAAATGACCCTATTTTAGATAAAAAAGTAAATGATGCACTAGGCATTGACCCAGAAAAAGATGCTCTAAACGCTCTCAAATCTAAACTGGGAATGAATAAAAAATAG
- a CDS encoding MORN repeat-containing protein, which translates to MTNTVDGDNLFKLIGKSKTDPLVREFLNKLGIRDQALSSSSVWTYSKDGIRIGFYKEDIIDKIMLYDNTYSVNDKKFAAYSSKLPKNLTWNDTKSSSILKLGAPSKDNANYMEYDNLPVEVVLYYTGSRIKSRLRGILLRFKHCIAGDCQNGEGIYVERDGSRYEGEWKDGKRHGKGKLVYTNGVTKTGFWETGNYRGQDFFTSNGLYDLLGKHKDSEEVKSASNRQKKGYQQIHLAYDHFKYVFNNNKLRFYFNDYGYLYKVAVNKSGFGEVSHPLTEKVTPYSDQNYVAYIMGSPYKKYTYRTGSTWLYKDQKFDLRVQFTKNGIMDGIDVTLNDDDILVDASKGTCKTGDCQNGFGELISEAGRYVGKFKDGKFDGQGTMYYSSGGYYKGNFSKGMRDGRGTYIWSDNSKYIGQWKNNQKHGVGAMYYQNRSRYEGQWYQDQRHGEGSMYYPNGEHYIGAWSYNSQTGKGTLYKTNGQKQIGIWQNGRLKTAL; encoded by the coding sequence TTGACAAATACGGTAGATGGAGATAATTTGTTCAAACTTATAGGAAAATCGAAAACTGACCCATTGGTTAGAGAGTTTTTGAATAAACTAGGTATTAGAGACCAAGCTCTTAGTTCTTCTTCCGTTTGGACATATTCAAAAGACGGCATACGAATAGGTTTTTATAAAGAAGATATCATTGACAAAATTATGTTGTATGATAATACCTACTCTGTCAATGATAAAAAATTTGCAGCCTACTCTAGCAAACTACCAAAAAATCTAACTTGGAACGACACCAAATCTTCTAGTATTTTAAAACTAGGTGCACCTTCTAAAGACAACGCCAACTATATGGAATATGATAATTTACCAGTCGAAGTTGTGCTATATTATACAGGTTCACGTATTAAATCAAGGTTACGAGGTATTTTGTTACGATTTAAACACTGCATTGCTGGAGACTGTCAGAACGGAGAAGGAATTTATGTGGAAAGAGACGGCTCTCGTTATGAAGGAGAGTGGAAAGATGGCAAACGCCACGGAAAAGGAAAACTCGTTTATACAAATGGCGTAACAAAAACAGGATTTTGGGAAACAGGAAATTATAGAGGACAAGATTTTTTTACCTCCAATGGCTTGTATGACCTCTTAGGCAAACACAAAGACAGTGAAGAGGTAAAATCTGCCAGCAACAGACAGAAGAAAGGCTACCAACAAATACACCTTGCCTACGACCATTTTAAATATGTTTTTAATAATAACAAACTCCGTTTTTATTTCAATGATTATGGCTATTTGTATAAAGTAGCTGTCAATAAATCAGGATTTGGAGAAGTTTCTCATCCCCTAACAGAAAAAGTTACTCCTTACTCTGACCAAAATTATGTTGCCTATATTATGGGGTCTCCCTACAAAAAATATACATATCGTACAGGTTCGACGTGGCTCTACAAAGACCAAAAATTTGATTTACGAGTTCAGTTTACTAAAAACGGCATTATGGATGGCATAGATGTTACTCTCAACGACGATGATATTTTGGTAGATGCAAGTAAAGGCACATGCAAAACTGGCGATTGCCAAAATGGGTTTGGAGAACTCATATCAGAAGCAGGACGCTATGTAGGTAAATTTAAAGATGGAAAATTTGACGGGCAAGGAACAATGTATTATTCATCTGGAGGCTATTACAAAGGAAATTTTTCTAAAGGCATGAGAGATGGCAGAGGAACTTATATTTGGTCTGACAACAGCAAATATATTGGACAATGGAAAAATAATCAAAAACACGGAGTGGGAGCAATGTATTATCAGAATAGAAGTCGCTACGAAGGACAATGGTATCAAGACCAACGTCACGGAGAGGGTTCAATGTACTATCCAAATGGCGAACATTATATTGGAGCATGGTCTTATAACTCACAGACTGGAAAAGGAACACTCTACAAAACCAATGGACAAAAACAAATAGGCATTTGGCAGAATGGAAGACTAAAAACAGCTTTGTAA
- a CDS encoding riboflavin synthase, with protein MFTGIIEEIGTLISIKKEGTNQIFEIESAISNELKVDQSVAHNGVCLTVTEVDKNKNRHFVTAIEETLQKTDLGNWAAGSKLNLERCMPANGRFDGHIVQGHVDQTATCVKIVDENGSWRFYFEYEDKGNFTVEKGSICTNGVSLTVVDSESGSETKKGSFSVAIIPYTYQHTNYHKLKVGDTINLEFDIVGKYMKLLFEKHMNKN; from the coding sequence ATGTTTACAGGAATTATTGAAGAGATAGGAACTCTTATTTCCATAAAAAAAGAAGGAACAAATCAGATTTTTGAAATTGAATCTGCTATTTCTAATGAGCTTAAAGTCGACCAAAGCGTGGCGCATAATGGTGTTTGCCTCACGGTTACAGAAGTAGATAAAAACAAAAACAGGCATTTTGTAACTGCTATAGAAGAAACGCTCCAAAAAACAGATTTGGGAAACTGGGCTGCAGGTTCAAAACTCAATTTAGAACGCTGTATGCCTGCCAATGGGCGTTTTGATGGACATATCGTACAAGGACACGTCGACCAAACGGCTACTTGTGTAAAAATAGTAGATGAAAATGGAAGTTGGCGTTTTTATTTTGAATATGAAGACAAAGGGAACTTTACAGTAGAAAAGGGTTCTATCTGTACAAATGGAGTAAGTTTAACTGTTGTAGATTCAGAGAGTGGTTCGGAAACAAAAAAAGGAAGTTTTAGCGTCGCTATTATTCCCTATACCTATCAACATACGAACTATCACAAACTAAAAGTAGGAGATACCATCAATCTTGAATTTGACATTGTTGGAAAATATATGAAACTCCTTTTTGAAAAACACATGAATAAAAATTGA
- a CDS encoding LytR/AlgR family response regulator transcription factor: protein MNCLIVDDDEFSRNVIKHFVNKTDGLTVLDEKDNAADAFTVIKTKEVDIVFLDVEMPEMTGLDLMKTLDDMPQIILVTSRASYAVEAFEHNVTDYLVKPVNYARFLKAVGKAEANLKASNVTVENQDEVFIKADNKIVRLRLSDVYFIEALSDYVIINTDKRKYIIHSTMKGLEKKLPESDFIRVHRSYIVNFTKITSIEDTSVVMPSKTIPIGASYKNRFMKKLNLL from the coding sequence ATGAATTGTTTAATTGTAGATGACGACGAATTTTCACGCAACGTAATCAAGCATTTTGTCAATAAGACGGATGGTCTTACAGTTCTGGATGAAAAAGACAATGCTGCTGATGCTTTCACGGTCATCAAAACAAAAGAAGTCGATATTGTTTTCTTAGATGTTGAGATGCCTGAAATGACAGGACTAGACCTTATGAAAACGTTGGATGATATGCCACAGATTATTTTGGTTACTTCTCGTGCTAGTTATGCTGTGGAAGCCTTCGAACACAATGTAACCGATTATTTGGTCAAGCCAGTAAATTATGCTCGTTTTTTGAAAGCTGTTGGAAAAGCAGAAGCCAACCTAAAAGCCTCTAACGTAACAGTTGAAAACCAAGACGAAGTTTTTATTAAAGCAGATAACAAAATTGTGCGTTTGCGCCTAAGTGATGTATATTTTATTGAGGCATTATCAGATTATGTAATCATCAATACAGATAAGCGAAAATATATTATTCATTCTACAATGAAAGGCTTGGAGAAAAAACTGCCTGAATCTGATTTCATACGTGTACACCGTTCGTATATTGTCAATTTTACTAAAATAACAAGCATTGAAGACACAAGTGTAGTGATGCCAAGCAAAACTATTCCGATTGGAGCATCTTATAAAAATCGCTTTATGAAGAAACTGAATCTTTTGTAA
- a CDS encoding DUF6913 domain-containing protein — protein MNQLLYPIKNYLVSRKNRKIRPSTSKHYTLPYEEAQHFGILLLIENAEDAKQIAPIVEKLQKDKKKVEVILFQTKKIKEELQVPYRFFLVNSEQMDWNGNMDVVAVQKFISTEFDYLFCISNQHVALFERILLLSKAKCRVGAHIIGKEFLYEWMVFREEENTLASLAKNILASVSTI, from the coding sequence ATGAATCAATTACTCTACCCTATTAAAAATTATTTAGTTAGTCGTAAGAATAGAAAAATTCGTCCTTCGACCTCCAAACACTACACACTTCCCTATGAAGAAGCACAGCATTTTGGGATTTTACTACTTATAGAAAATGCAGAGGATGCCAAACAAATCGCTCCTATCGTTGAAAAACTTCAAAAAGACAAGAAAAAAGTAGAGGTCATACTCTTCCAAACAAAAAAAATTAAGGAAGAACTACAAGTTCCGTATCGCTTTTTCTTGGTAAACTCAGAACAAATGGATTGGAATGGAAATATGGATGTAGTGGCAGTACAAAAATTTATCTCAACCGAATTTGATTATCTTTTCTGTATTAGTAACCAACACGTTGCACTTTTTGAACGCATCTTGTTACTTAGTAAAGCAAAATGTAGAGTGGGAGCGCATATTATTGGAAAAGAATTTTTGTATGAATGGATGGTATTTAGAGAAGAAGAAAATACCTTGGCAAGTCTTGCTAAGAATATATTGGCTTCTGTTAGCACGATTTAG